Proteins found in one Flavobacterium channae genomic segment:
- a CDS encoding DUF4886 domain-containing protein has translation MKKILLILITLTTISCKSQHKKTAKEINVLFIGNSLTYFYDMPQTLQKMLNETNPNIRVEQSTFPGQSLDGHLSDIITSRTENGINTRQKEEGEKTETEIKIAEKKWDIVILQTGTISVLIPENRELITNKAISEIKKLVSNPNCKFILFNTWPSKNEYPQQYCYPSRMIDKSILKERCCSPILENLEQEINLINESYDSVARKNNLLKSDNGNKFYEVLTNYPEIELYEDNSHPNKYGAFLNACVFYQMLTNKKAYELKFNGEIEPKIAELLKQVAE, from the coding sequence ATGAAAAAAATTCTGCTGATTTTAATAACACTAACTACAATTAGCTGCAAGTCGCAACATAAAAAAACGGCGAAAGAAATAAATGTATTATTTATTGGGAACAGCTTAACATATTTCTACGATATGCCACAGACTTTACAAAAAATGCTGAATGAAACAAACCCCAATATAAGAGTTGAACAAAGCACTTTTCCTGGACAATCATTAGATGGACATTTATCTGATATAATAACATCGAGAACGGAAAACGGAATTAATACAAGGCAAAAAGAAGAAGGCGAAAAAACAGAAACGGAAATTAAGATTGCTGAGAAAAAATGGGATATAGTTATTTTACAAACTGGAACTATAAGTGTTTTAATTCCTGAAAACCGTGAGCTTATTACAAACAAAGCAATTTCTGAAATCAAAAAATTGGTTTCTAATCCGAATTGTAAATTCATACTATTTAACACTTGGCCATCCAAAAACGAATATCCTCAACAATATTGCTATCCATCAAGAATGATAGACAAATCAATATTAAAAGAAAGATGTTGTTCGCCTATTCTTGAGAATTTAGAACAAGAAATCAATTTAATTAATGAATCTTACGATTCAGTTGCACGGAAAAACAACTTGTTAAAATCTGACAATGGAAACAAATTTTACGAGGTTTTGACAAATTATCCCGAAATTGAACTTTATGAAGATAATAGTCATCCTAACAAATATGGAGCTTTTTTAAACGCTTGTGTTTTTTATCAAATGTTAACAAACAAAAAAGCTTATGAATTAAAATTTAACGGAGAAATCGAACCAAAAATTGCGGAACTATTAAAACAAGTTGCGGAATAA